Proteins found in one Xenopus laevis strain J_2021 chromosome 1L, Xenopus_laevis_v10.1, whole genome shotgun sequence genomic segment:
- the fhdc1.L gene encoding FH2 domain-containing protein 1 isoform X2, with amino-acid sequence MNIGIFLKQFKRSTDEIIGDIREGRYDLYGPEPLQELLKLSPESEEVKKLKAFSGEVAKLSMADAFMYLLIQVPNYSLRIEAMVLRKEFHSTCSAINNDMMVIGKATQELKFCEQLHSILFLVLQAGNIMNAGGYAGNAVGFKLSSLLRLADTKANKPGMNLLHFVALEAQKKDASLLMFSEKLPSVGEAARLSIDNIEAEFKSLSTKTKSIKDQIKKEPELFKQMEDFLQVAVKKLKDLESLRAELKKEGHTLIDFFCEDKETMKLDECFQIFRDFCDKFNKAVKENREREIQDLRQQKKLKELEQKRRSWLTSENTNFGRSSSENDVEVLTNAAFEDFLQQRPQSSLNRNSSSRRSRLSLGVAADRELQMYLGASQVEETSKFNSLPRSLTHKPRPTVAWIDSKVEKDHSLNTLHLQNDTRDTQEQVHTLVITSLEDEGNMHTANNNVQQQQEKADRNNNKAELHQNGTDLKQRTQVNPLVVTVEEHELVKKLQQFDLSGTVCENNEDVIKTEDETNDGLSLCSISSTDDNTILLSKNKENPKASDSNSNSNGNSNVTEDLLNLSTRTSESTGASEITEHTPLFSVSDSTENSLMRDFTSAKDLISKTEKTEIIQKVLIKSGDKKSLDSVAKIPVSGKPESTEHNVKKVGLTKETTLKNKDNLRKTSSLKERTPSSIKTSIGQSSNTVSTKPVRMLNDSEHENMRKVVPISKSNRSGSVKRTELRSSLRDSHSSDNKQTLRHSLRGKSENLPKNSSKTYSLSEEPKLQRGDSFISNGSRFQRDQLQRNNSVKKPAAKPVRNISKPKPEDTKLCRTTAKAALSNTDSKTPPAPPIKSPSSSKSTPSFARNTVASSSKRAPSDSTPPTKVTTMSRTGSLRQSKVKSDPISKDANTKDDGNVNTPKRANSLRANGRLMEPVRDSIPETDQKEKSIVEKSSIKLKDTGKATLGKILKPLLK; translated from the exons ATGAATATTGGGATATTTTTGAAGCAGTTCAAAAG GTCAACTGATGAGATTATAGGAGACATTCGTGAAGGCAGATATGATCTTTATGGGCCTGAGCCCCTTCAAGAGCTTCTAAAGTTGTCACCAGAATCAGAAGAG gTAAAGAAGCTAAAAGCATTTAGTGGGGAAGTAGCCAAGCTGTCTATGGCTGATGCCTTTATGTACCTGCTGATTCAGGTGCCAAA CTATTCTTTGCGGATTGAAGCAATGGTGCTTAGAAAAGAGTTTCACTCTACCTGTTCTGCAATAAACAATGATATGATGGTCATCGGGAAAGCTACACAAG AGCTGAAGTTCTGTGAGCAGCTGCACTCCATTCTCTTCTTGGTCCTACAGGCTGGAAACATAATGAATGCG GGGGGGTACGCCGGAAACGCAGTTGGCTTTAAGTTGTCGTCCTTGCTAAGGCTAGCAGATACAAAGGCAAACAAACCAGGGATGAATTTGCTACATTTTGTTGCTCTG GAAGCCCAAAAGAAAGATGCTTCACTTCTTATGTTTTCTGAGAAGTTGCCCAGTGTTGGTGAAGCAGCCAG ATTATCCATTGATAATATTGAGGCAGAATTCAAGTCATTGTCAACCAAAACAAAATCTATCAAAGACCAAATCAAGAAGGAACCTGAACTTTTTAAGCAAATGGAAGATTTCCTACAG GTTGCTGTTAAAAAATTGAAAGACCTGGAGTCACTGAGGGCTGAGTTAAAGAAGGAGGGCCATACCCTTATTGATTTCTTCTGTGAAGACAAAGAAACCATGAAACTTGATGAATGCTTCCAGATATTTAGGGATTTCTGTGACAAGTTTAACAAAGCTGTAAAG GAAAACCGAGAGAGAGAAATTCAAGATCTCAGACAGCAGAAGAAGCTGAAGGAGCTCGAGCAGAAACGCCGTTCCTGGCTTACAAGTGAAAATACAAACTTTGGAAGGAGTAGCAGTGAAAATGATGTGGAAGTTTTGACAAATGCTGCATTTGAAGATTTTCTGCAACAAAGACCCCAAAGTTCCTTGAACAGGAACTCCAGCTCAAGGCGTTCCCGTCTCTCATTGGGGGTTGCAGCAGACCGAGAGCTTCAGATGTACTTAGGAGCGTCACAAGTAGAGGAAACAAGCAAGTTCAACAGCCTGCCCAGATCTCTCACTCACAAGCCAAGGCCAACTGTGGCATGGATAGATTCTAAAGTAGAAAAAGACCATTCCCTAAATACTTTGCACTTACAAAATGACACTAGGGACACCCAAGAACAAGTACACACCCTGGTGATAACTAGCCTGGAAGATGAGGGGAATATGCACACTGCCAATAATAACGTTCAGCAACAACAGGAGAAAGCTGACCGTAATAACAATAAAGCAGAACTCCACCAAAATGGAACAGATCTGAAGCAGCGTACACAGGTGAACCCTTTAGTGGTAACCGTGGAGGAGCATGAACTGGTCAAAAAATTACAGCAGTTCGATCTTAGTGGAACTGTGTGTGAAAATAATGAAGATGTTATCAAAACAGAGGACGAAACCAATGATGGTTTGAGTCTGTGCTCAATCAGCTCAACAGATGACAACACAATTCTGCtcagtaaaaataaagaaaatcctAAAGCAAGTGACTCCAATAGCAACTCAAATGGGAACAGCAACGTGACTGAAGACTTACTAAATCTAAGCACAAGAACATCTGAAAGTACAGGAGCTTCTGAAATAACTGAGCATACTCCACTGTTCTCTGTTTCAGATAGCACTGAAAACTCTTTAATGCGTGACTTCACTAGTGCTAAAGATTTGATATCTAAAACAGAAAAGActgaaataatacaaaaagttCTGATAAAAAGTGGTGATAAAAAGAGCTTGGATTCAGTTGCAAAGATACCTGTCTCTGGAAAGCCTGAAAGCACAGAACATAATGTTAAAAAAGTTGGTCTTACTAAGGAAACTACACTAAAAAACAAAGATAATCTCAGAAAAACCAGCTCTTTAAAAGAGAGAACCCCTAGCAGTATCAAGACAAGTATCGGTCAGTCTAGTAACACAGTATCAACAAAACCAGTGCGGATGCTGAATGATTCTGAGCATGAGAATATGAGAAAAGTTGTCCCTATTTCTAAATCCAATAGGTCTGGCAGTGTAAAGCGTACAGAACTGAGAAGCTCTCTCCGGGATTCCCATAGCAGCGACAATAAGCAGACCCTCAGACATTCACTCAGGGGGAAGAGTGAGAACTTGCCAAAAAATTCTTCAAAGACTTACTCACTTTCTGAGGAACCCAAGCTACAAAGAGGAGACAGCTTCATATCAAATGGTTCCAGGTTTCAGCGGGATCAACTTCAGAGGAACAATTCTGTGAAAAAGCCAGCAGCAAAACCAGTGCGTAATATTTCTAAACCAAAGCCCGAAGACACAAAACTTTGTCGCACGACTGCTAAGGCAGCCCTAAGCAATACAGACAGTAAAACACCCCCTGCACCACCAATAAAGTCACCATCATCTTCTAAATCTACACCAAGCTTTGCAAGAAATACTGTAGCTTCTTCTTCAAAGCGTGCACCAAGCGATTCTACTCCGCCAACCAAAGTAACAACCATGTCTAGAACTGGCTCTCTCCGCCAATCAAAAGTAAAGTCTGACCCTATTAGTAAAGATGCGAACACAAAAGATGATGGAAATGTAAATACACCCAAGAGGGCCAATAGCTTAAGAGCAAATGGAAGGCTGATGGAACCAGTTAGAGACTCCATACCTGAAACtgatcaaaaagaaaaaagtattgtGGAAAAGTCCTCTATAAAGCTTAAAGACACAGGAAAGGCAACTCTAGGCAAAATACTGAAACCTTTactaaagtga